From the genome of Nicotiana sylvestris chromosome 1, ASM39365v2, whole genome shotgun sequence:
TTCCATTGTTCGATGTTTCCACCTTCTTTTCTAAGATTTGCATATTTCACATGAAGATAAATTGAATGAGATTGAGAAAATATCAGAAGAGTTGTGTGCGCGGTAATGGTGGGGTTCAAAGAGACAAACCTTGGACCTGAACAACATAAATCTTTGTCTTGAGGCAATGATTTTCCTCATTGCAAGCTTTGCATAGAATTACGACCTGTTTCAGAATCATATCATACAACACTCCTCATTTCCAACTTCATTTTGACGCTATGATTTTCCTCATGCCAATCTTTGCATAGAACTATAACTTCTTTCTAAAGCATATCATACAATGATCCGAGAACATAAATTGCATCTTCTCACTTTATTTTTGTTAGCTGTACTCAGATCTCACTTCTTTATTTCCTCAATAACGCGTTCCTACTTTGTAAAAGCACAAAGTCTACTTAAATTcttttaaatattaaaataaaaatttctCAAATAATCAAACACATCAGAATTACTTGTCACCAGTCCGGTCAACAGTTTGACGAAATTTTTgaccaagtagcgaccaacgttggtcgctaatgtatttaaaattattattttattattttcaccagtttagcgaccaactttggtcggttttcttggctaaccaactttggtcgttaaATTTTGTCGCTCTTTACAGGAATTCTAGTAGTGCACCTCAGCATGAAGCATCAAATGACCTGTTCCTGATAGTCTCCAATATCGTTGAGTGATAATGTTAAAGTTATGTAACAGCAGCCTCTCAAAATTCATTCCATCTTTTGTTGTTCATCTTATTGGTCTCCATACAAACATTTCCCTTTGTTCATCTTGTAGGATTACACCGGGTATGTTGTTGTATTTATCTTTGTGGCAACCAATGCTAAATCTAACAATAACGATCTCTGGTGAACTACCTTATATGCTGTTGATGGACTTGCTTTTGTATATTCAAGCTTAAAATGTAGGATGCTAATATATATTCTTTAACATAAACTACTCTATTTTATCATGGTATTCATAGAATAGTTGAGTTACACGCAATTGTTTTAGAAAAGAAAAGCAACTCTACTTGTTCTTGTTGGATGACTTTTTTTTCTAGTATCACCCGTGCCGTTGAACGGTACTCGGCAGTTTGTTACTTTTAGATTTTGTGAAGAGTTGCTAATTAAGTTGGGACGAAGGCTTTGAGAAGAAAAACTCAAAATGATATGCTCATGGCATAATGAACTTATGCTCACCATAAGTTCATTAATGCCAGGATGGATTCCGAGAAGGCTAGGTTAGTGACATTATTCTTATATTAAATCCATTCTCTTTTACAGCTTCGTGAAAGACCATTTCATCCTCCACTGTAAGTGTTCCTGCTTCATTTTCAGTAATAAAAGAGAATTGGAGGATTGTCtcacattttttctttttgacTTGTGAAGATAAGCATGTTCACGGTGTTAATTGAGCATTATACACTTACTAGGTTAGTGTTTTAATCTAAGTTGCTCCGACACAACACTAGTATGAGTGTGGGTATTGGATCTGTACTGGATCTGGTCAGACAATTTTGGAAACTTTAACCACGACACGGAAAAATTCGAAACGAGTTACAATTTGATTCCCGATATCAGAACCGAAACTAGGgtaaattcaaagaaaatagcATACTTTACGTAGAAAATCAATCCTTTACTTATGtacaacttgagaataaaaaaaaaattaacacttTACCAGCTATACGTAAGTATTCCACaaattttctcttaatttagtgatatttttatatttttatttattttaattagctGGATCCTCGCACCCGTATCCGTACTAGGATCCTTATCCCCGAATCTTAGAATTTACATCTCAAAGGATCCGACCTCTGGATAGGCACCCCTGTCAGATACCCACACCCAAGACCGAGCAACTTAGGTTTTGATTTCCATCAGAATCCTTGGATGTAAAGGATATATTTTTTAGATTTTAGCTCTATACACGAACATTACATTGTAGTGAAACCTTTACATCGGCAACAATGTAATTCAACCTGTTATAGCGGGTTATTTACCATTTACTCTAGGTTACTCTTGTGTCGTTCTTTTGTTTTGGCGGTTTCTTATTGCCTAATTTGTGCATATAAGTTAAACTTCTATCTTGAAGTCTAATTCTTCACAACTGTATGAATGTCAGAGTAAAAGGTCATTAGCATTActttgaaattgaaaaaggatgtttaaataaatatataaaaatgataaaacaGGGAAAAGAATTGAAATTAAACTTGAACAAGAACATGAAGAGGCTAGGCCATAGAGGTCTGAGCTCATTCTTAAGACTTCTGCCCGAGAAATGCTTATCGGAGACTCAAACTTCTTATTATTTATGGTTTACAATAACTTATTAGTAAAATAGATGAATAACAATCTGTGAAACAATCTTaaccaaaataaaacattttttttaaacatTGAGGGACAAATCAGAACGAATCGCGACAACAAAACATATTAATATTGATAGAGCGTAGGAGGCAGGCGAGGTGTAATTAGCACTTCAACATCTGTCTTCTTAGGTAAAGTTAGACCCACACCTTGTTTCATATCCAAAGGCTCGTTTGTCGTAGTTGCAAAATTGAAACCTTGGATCATATGAGCAATTGAAAGGTGTTCCACTTGCAATGAGTAATTCATTGCGGGACAAGCTCGTCTCCCCGTACCAAACGGTATCAACTCATAGTGCTGCCCTCGATAGTCAATTGCAGCATGAGTTGTCAAGAATCTCTCTGGATCGAATTTATCAGGATCTGCCCATATTTGAGGATCTCGTTGCAGTTTCATAATATTTGTAAGTAGTGCAGTCCCCTTAGGAATATGATATCCATTGACAACACAATCTTTTACAGATAGGTGTTGTACTGACAAAGGTGCAGGTGGATGTAATCGTAATACTTCTTTAACAATTGCTTGAAGATACACCAAATTCTTGATATCACTCTCTTCTACCCATCTATCTCTACCAACAATGGTGTCCATCTCTTCTTGTGCTTTCTTCATGACATTCTTATTGTTTATCATTAACGCCATTACCCACTTTATATGAAGTGCAAGTGTGTCTGTTGCATCCAAGACCAAAGTCTATACATATGGACAAAGAACAGTTAAAAAGATGACTTACAAAGAAGAAACTAAAGAGATGAAGATGCATGATTGTTCATATCCTAGTATGCATGAGTtggttaagaaaaaaatgaaaatactcCAGTCAAATTGAAGATATGTTATAAAGGTACAAaagcctctttttttctttaattgaaaTCCATTGCTACAATAGGTTAAAATAtaccaaaaatataaaaattcattacCTACGGTGATAGAGTTTATCAACTGAATCCATAAATTAAAGTTTGACTTCGAAATACTGAAAGTGTAGAAGAATCTATACACCACTAAGCCACTTAAAAAATCAGTCTATAaaaattaaagtgatattatatatatatacgaataTAGTAACCTAAAATATAAGATAAATTGCCTCCTACAACATGTTAAAATGCAAGCAGAGATTAATTTACTTACGAATACGGTTGCTTTGATGGTGGTGTCATGAGAGTAACCATCGCCAAGATGTTCGTTGCTCCTCTTAGAAAGCACCACATCAATAAAATCTTGTTCATTTTCACCTCCAACATCCTTTGTTTCTCTCTTCTTAATGTGCTCATCTAACCAACCTTGGATAATATTATCAATGTCTTTGAAAGTTTGTTTCATAGCCTTAATATTCCCTGTAAGATCCAACCACTTGAAAAATGGAATGTGAAAAACATCATAGAGCTCAATCTCCATAGCTTGAACCATGAACTTCTGAAAAGCTGCTTTCAGTATTTCTCCATGTCCATTATTATAGGTCTTCCCAACAACCATTTTCAAAATGATGTCGAAAGTCAATTTATCTATCCAATCACTAAGGTTTATCTTCACCATTGGTGAATCACCATCAtatagttctttaatatttttctGAACTATAGAAAATCTAACATGTTTGAATTTTTCGAGCCGACTAACGGAGAGAAGTTCTTGATTGACTAGCTTTCGATTTTTTTTCCAGTAAGGGCCATATTTGGCAACAGCAAGCATGGCATTGTTATAGCAAAGGTATTCTCCGTAAAGTAAAGCTGGCCGATCGGCGAAATGGATATCATTGGTAGAGAAGCATTCTTTCATAGCTTCATAACTACTCACCGCCAAGAAACGACGAAACCCTAACCGGAATGTGAAGACGGGACCATATTTGTCAGCTAAGTCTccgagtttttgagaaaaatggcgGTCATCATCGCCATTGTTCTTGAAATAAAAGAGATGGCCGATTACTGGCCATCCACCTGGGATTTTTGGAGGCAGTGGGTTTAAGATTTTTGATTGTTTTTTGGTCCATAGGAAGTAGAGTAGAAATGCAAAGGTTACAAGTCCTACAATGGCTTCTATGGGAGAAAGAAGATGATACATTATTTGAAAATTTCAAGAGTAGTAAAGGTATATGAAATTTATGATTTTTTAATATGTAGGCAACATCTTCCTTTATAGTGATATTTtacaaatattatatatattgCCTTTTGCTTTTGTTGCAAGTGGTATCGCCTATTTCTTTGCCAATGTTGACCACCTGGACATCTCTTCAAAATTCTTGGATAGCAGCC
Proteins encoded in this window:
- the LOC104239729 gene encoding nicotine N-demethylase CYP82E4-like is translated as MYHLLSPIEAIVGLVTFAFLLYFLWTKKQSKILNPLPPKIPGGWPVIGHLFYFKNNGDDDRHFSQKLGDLADKYGPVFTFRLGFRRFLAVSSYEAMKECFSTNDIHFADRPALLYGEYLCYNNAMLAVAKYGPYWKKNRKLVNQELLSVSRLEKFKHVRFSIVQKNIKELYDGDSPMVKINLSDWIDKLTFDIILKMVVGKTYNNGHGEILKAAFQKFMVQAMEIELYDVFHIPFFKWLDLTGNIKAMKQTFKDIDNIIQGWLDEHIKKRETKDVGGENEQDFIDVVLSKRSNEHLGDGYSHDTTIKATVFTLVLDATDTLALHIKWVMALMINNKNVMKKAQEEMDTIVGRDRWVEESDIKNLVYLQAIVKEVLRLHPPAPLSVQHLSVKDCVVNGYHIPKGTALLTNIMKLQRDPQIWADPDKFDPERFLTTHAAIDYRGQHYELIPFGTGRRACPAMNYSLQVEHLSIAHMIQGFNFATTTNEPLDMKQGVGLTLPKKTDVEVLITPRLPPTLYQY